A DNA window from Stenotrophomonas sp. 57 contains the following coding sequences:
- a CDS encoding helix-turn-helix domain-containing protein gives MDGISNEGFVEVAVVEYPGGDPSAASVLAEMTHVANRLAQQQRRPFKRVVVTRWIVPASQTGVHRIAGAEMLEAAIPAVIAVPGQISPGTCLRAEEVLLDWLRAHYDGGSLLAAASDGVGVLARAGLLAGRTVSGPDLGRHPGLQAQAVSWVPSERALVDDGDLLTVGGSQAWRFLALRLLYRLHGQGVASAVAQQLGIAVPAGIQQDLERFSANFAHGDRDVLKAQRWLHTTAARGATLAAICEVSGLEPRTLQRRFLRATGLRPIEYCQRLRIAKAQTLLQQGAGIDEVAWGVGYADQSAFRRLFLRIVGMTPANYRRHVSCKRRERPLMPSVAGSLRGLQAPSGVQLGRSAA, from the coding sequence GTGGATGGAATCAGCAACGAAGGATTCGTCGAGGTCGCAGTGGTCGAGTATCCGGGGGGCGACCCCTCCGCCGCGTCGGTACTGGCCGAGATGACTCATGTCGCCAACCGCCTTGCACAGCAGCAGCGTCGGCCATTCAAGCGCGTGGTGGTCACGCGATGGATCGTACCCGCCAGCCAGACCGGCGTGCATCGCATTGCCGGTGCGGAGATGCTGGAAGCCGCCATTCCCGCGGTGATCGCGGTCCCTGGCCAGATCAGCCCGGGAACCTGCCTGCGCGCCGAGGAAGTCCTGCTGGACTGGCTGCGGGCCCATTACGACGGCGGCAGCCTGCTGGCAGCCGCCAGTGACGGAGTGGGTGTGCTGGCGCGGGCCGGCCTGCTGGCGGGCCGAACGGTCAGCGGGCCCGATCTTGGGCGGCATCCCGGTTTGCAGGCCCAGGCGGTGAGCTGGGTGCCCAGCGAACGTGCGCTGGTCGACGACGGCGATCTGCTGACGGTCGGTGGCTCGCAGGCCTGGCGGTTCCTGGCCCTGCGGCTGCTGTACCGGTTGCACGGGCAAGGCGTGGCCAGTGCGGTCGCACAGCAGTTGGGAATCGCCGTACCCGCCGGGATCCAGCAGGATCTGGAGCGCTTCAGTGCGAACTTCGCCCATGGTGATCGTGATGTGCTGAAGGCGCAGCGCTGGCTGCATACCACTGCAGCACGAGGTGCCACCCTGGCTGCCATCTGCGAGGTTTCCGGATTGGAGCCGCGGACGCTGCAGCGACGCTTCCTCAGGGCCACCGGCCTGCGACCGATCGAGTACTGCCAGCGGCTTCGTATTGCCAAGGCGCAGACGCTGCTGCAGCAGGGCGCCGGGATCGACGAGGTGGCCTGGGGTGTGGGCTACGCCGACCAGAGTGCATTCCGACGCCTGTTCCTTCGCATCGTGGGCATGACGCCGGCCAACTATCGCCGCCATGTCAGTTGCAAGCGGCGCGAGCGACCGCTGATGCCGTCGGTGGCCGGAAGCCTGCGCGGGCTGCAGGCGCCGTCGGGTGTGCAATTGGGACGAAGTGCCGCGTGA
- a CDS encoding heavy metal-responsive transcriptional regulator: MNIGQLARQAGVPIDTVRYYERQQLLRTAARTAGGYRIFGEQDLRRLRFIRRAKALGFSLEEVGELLALSDHHSQDMGSVRDTAQARLQDIAQRMVELQRMHTALSQLVDACPGHGTRDQCPILAALTEDNA; encoded by the coding sequence ATGAACATTGGACAACTGGCCCGCCAGGCGGGCGTGCCCATCGATACCGTGCGCTACTACGAGCGGCAGCAGCTGCTGCGGACGGCAGCCCGCACGGCCGGCGGGTACCGCATCTTCGGCGAACAGGACCTGCGCCGCCTTCGCTTCATCCGACGCGCCAAGGCGCTGGGCTTCAGCCTGGAAGAGGTCGGCGAGCTGCTCGCCTTGAGCGACCACCACTCGCAGGACATGGGCAGCGTGCGTGACACCGCCCAGGCGCGCCTGCAGGACATCGCGCAACGAATGGTCGAGCTGCAGCGCATGCACACGGCACTTTCGCAGCTGGTCGACGCCTGCCCGGGACACGGAACACGGGATCAGTGCCCGATCCTGGCGGCACTGACCGAGGACAATGCCTGA
- a CDS encoding GNAT family N-acetyltransferase, with amino-acid sequence MNDSVTCQFREAVPTVEDYCQLRVLAGLSAKSREAAERALPNTLFGVCAYQRAELVAMGRIVGDGGCHLQVCDIAVLPRLQGQGLGKEVMRRLDAWMQANLPPSAYVSLLADGEAHRLYAQFGFAPTAPASIGMYRRF; translated from the coding sequence ATGAACGATTCTGTCACCTGCCAGTTCCGCGAGGCCGTGCCCACGGTGGAAGACTACTGCCAGCTGCGTGTGCTTGCCGGCCTCAGCGCCAAGAGCCGGGAAGCGGCTGAACGCGCGCTGCCCAACACCCTGTTCGGCGTGTGCGCCTATCAAAGGGCTGAGCTGGTGGCGATGGGGCGCATCGTCGGCGATGGCGGATGCCATCTGCAGGTCTGCGATATCGCTGTGCTGCCGCGGTTGCAGGGGCAGGGCCTGGGCAAGGAGGTGATGCGGCGTCTCGATGCATGGATGCAGGCGAACCTGCCGCCGTCGGCGTACGTCAGTCTGCTGGCTGATGGTGAAGCACATCGCCTGTACGCACAGTTTGGTTTCGCGCCGACCGCGCCGGCCTCGATCGGGATGTATCGCCGGTTCTGA
- a CDS encoding SOS response-associated peptidase family protein, with protein sequence MCYSALIRADYAKLVREFGAILSLEEFAELYAHDPGKKRPKTPKAMDDGFAGARTEQGRDIVAKIQQWHAQERQDLEAELARQRERRDIAQATLATRPTQKARNDLRVAGNRIERAQARLEDLHRVQLLPRDNRIFPGTYAPVMVTEKGQRVIKPMRYQCRLPDKPARNDVLYPGTYNARRDSLEGYWRGAFGLRHGVVVVSAFYEHVPRHAIAGRTLGTDEKEQDVVLEFRPEPPRDLLLACLWAEWEGPEGRLLSFATITDTPPRDVAAAGHDRGVIPIRREHLDAWLTPDPDNLAEQYRILDDREDIRYVHEEAG encoded by the coding sequence ATGTGCTATTCCGCCCTGATCCGCGCCGACTACGCCAAGCTGGTGCGCGAGTTCGGCGCCATCCTGTCACTGGAGGAATTCGCGGAACTGTACGCGCACGACCCCGGCAAGAAGCGGCCGAAAACTCCGAAAGCAATGGATGACGGCTTTGCCGGCGCCCGCACCGAACAGGGCCGCGACATCGTCGCGAAAATCCAGCAGTGGCATGCGCAGGAACGCCAGGATCTGGAAGCGGAGCTGGCCCGCCAGCGCGAGCGCCGGGATATTGCCCAAGCCACGCTGGCAACCCGCCCCACCCAGAAGGCACGCAACGACCTGCGCGTGGCCGGGAACCGCATCGAGCGCGCCCAGGCCCGACTGGAGGATCTGCACCGGGTGCAGCTGCTGCCGCGCGACAACCGCATTTTCCCCGGCACCTACGCGCCGGTGATGGTCACTGAGAAAGGCCAGCGAGTGATCAAGCCGATGCGCTACCAGTGCCGCCTCCCCGACAAGCCCGCACGTAACGACGTGCTCTACCCGGGCACCTACAACGCGCGGCGCGACAGCCTGGAAGGGTATTGGCGAGGCGCGTTCGGCCTGCGCCACGGCGTGGTGGTGGTCAGCGCGTTCTATGAGCACGTGCCCCGGCACGCGATTGCCGGTCGCACACTGGGCACGGACGAGAAAGAGCAGGATGTGGTGCTGGAGTTCCGTCCAGAGCCGCCCCGCGACCTGTTGCTGGCCTGCCTGTGGGCGGAATGGGAGGGCCCGGAAGGCCGCCTGCTCTCGTTCGCCACGATCACCGACACCCCACCACGCGATGTCGCCGCGGCAGGCCACGACCGCGGCGTGATACCGATCCGCAGGGAGCACCTGGATGCCTGGCTCACGCCCGACCCGGACAACCTGGCCGAGCAGTACCGCATCCTCGACGACCGCGAGGACATCCGCTACGTACATGAAGAAGCGGGCTGA
- a CDS encoding response regulator produces MTVLQDLRVLVVENDEMSAALLQMQLVHAGATVVGLAASVAEALRLLEETSPDVALLDYRLARNETSEPVAAALSARRVPFVLATGMLAEQLPDAMLTGILLVKPYLSADLSEALVRAVGRSRVKA; encoded by the coding sequence ATGACAGTGTTGCAGGACCTGAGGGTGCTGGTGGTCGAGAACGACGAGATGAGCGCGGCCCTGCTGCAGATGCAGCTGGTGCATGCCGGAGCCACCGTGGTCGGGTTGGCGGCGAGCGTGGCTGAAGCACTGCGCCTGCTGGAGGAGACGTCTCCGGATGTGGCCCTGCTGGACTATCGCCTGGCCCGCAACGAGACCAGCGAACCGGTGGCGGCAGCGTTGTCGGCGCGCCGTGTACCGTTCGTGCTCGCCACCGGGATGCTGGCCGAACAACTGCCGGATGCGATGCTGACCGGCATCCTGCTGGTCAAGCCGTACCTGTCGGCGGATCTGAGCGAGGCGCTGGTTCGCGCAGTGGGTCGCTCCCGCGTCAAGGCCTGA